From a single Mycosarcoma maydis chromosome 2, whole genome shotgun sequence genomic region:
- a CDS encoding uncharacterized protein (related to RTS2 - Basic zinc-finger protein, involved in UV response and DNA replication) — translation MGRAEAGSLKAISNAIKAKGLTKLRFYCQLCQKACRDENGYRSHLESEAHFRQVDALAASGGAQKVIDGFSATFQKEFVQLLSRRFGTRRIRANQVYQEYIADRHHTHMNATQWTSLSDFVKHLGREGVVQAEDTDQGWYITWIDNSPAALARQDALQKMERAKMDDEQRQRRLLQEQIDRASQVSSAAVTSSASSAAHSRDTQNCEGLQRTGTGPIRIGLSLGPIAKKTGPKAEDITAEEGTSGCSSTVPISGVSTTTVTPAEASSPTPAKMGFTVLKSTSRPANPLKQASQARRNGPLNSMAQISSSTGKSKPPNSMTMAEKIMHEELERKKRKANPSLERSTGPKMQPGMKRSRF, via the coding sequence ATGGGGAGGGCCGAGGCCGGATCGCTGAAGGCGATCTCGAACGCCATCAAGGCCAAGGGCTTGACCAAGCTACGGTTTTACTGCCAACTCTGTCAGAAAGCTTGTCGCGACGAAAACGGTTACCGTAGTCACCTTGAGTCCGAGGCGCATTTCCGCCAGGTGGACGCTCTAGCCGCCTCTGGTGGCGCTCAAAAGGTTATTGACGGGTTCAGCGCTACTTTTCAGAAAGAGTTCGTACAGCTGCTTAGCCGACGCTTTGGCACTCGACGCATTCGTGCCAACCAAGTCTATCAAGAGTATATCGCCGATCGCCATCATACACATATGAATGCCACTCAATGGACGAGTCTTTCCGACTTCGTGAAACATCTCGGACGCGAAGGTGTAGTCCAAGCAGAAGACACCGATCAAGGATGGTATATCACGTGGATCGACAACtctcctgctgctctcgcaaGGCAAGATGCATTGCAGAAGATGGAGCGGGCCAagatggacgacgagcagagaCAGCGTCGCTTGTTGCAAGAACAAATTGACAGAGCCTCGCAGGTCTCTTCAGCAGCGGTAACTTCCAGCGCATCTTCTGCCGCTCACAGCCGAGACACACAGAATTGCGAGGGCCTTCAAAGAACCGGGACCGGCCCTATCCGTATTGGTTTATCTCTCGGGCCTATTGCCAAAAAAACGGGACCCAAAGCTGAAGATATCACAGCAGAAGAAGGTACATCTGGATGCAGCTCAACTGTGCCTATTTCTGGCGTCTCAACAACGACAGTGACCCCTGCAGAAGCTTCTTCGCCGACACCTGCCAAGATGGGCTTCACCGTGCTCAAATCCACATCCAGGCCAGCGAACCCGCTCAAACAGGCGAGTCAAGCGCGCCGGAACGGTCCTCTTAACAGCATGGCGCAGATAAGCAGCTCTACAGGCAAATCTAAACCGCCTAACAGTATGACGATGGCAGAAAAGATTATGCACGAAGAGCTTGAACGAAAAAAGAGGAAAGCGAACCCATCGTTGGAACGCTCTACCGGTCCTAAGATGCAACCAGGCATGAAACGAAGTCGATTTTAA
- a CDS encoding putative serine hydroxymethyltransferase has translation MSIAVPTDFNKVLYQPLAEADPEVQQIIENETYRQFSGLELIASENLTSLATMEANGSILTNKYSEGLPGARYYGGNEYIDQLEVLCQQRALKAFNLDPKVWGVNVQPYSGSTANFATFTALLQPQDRIMGLGLPSGGHLTHGYYTAKKKISASSIYFQSFPYNVDPATGYINYDELKKNADLFKPRMVICGGSAYPRDWDYAKLAEIAKTQSAYLMADIAHISGLVAAQVQNNPFEYCDIVTTTTHKTLRGPRAGMIFFRKDRDAEIEGRVNAAVFPACQGGPHNNTIAGIAVALKQVADPAFKQYATQVIKNSQAIAKVLSGKGYKLQTDGSENHLILWDLRPLGLTGSKVENICDLAHITLNKNAVSGDTSALVPGGVRIGTGALTSRSMGEKDMEKVAEFLDRVVQISLEIQKTSGKKLVDFMNAARQSEAVKQLNKDVEAFATSFPLPGVPDTSIIKKPAAH, from the coding sequence ATGTCCATTGCCGTCCCCACCGATTTCAACAAGGTTCTCTACCAGCCTCTGGCCGAGGCTGACCCCGAGGTCCAGCAGATTATCGAGAATGAGACTTACCGTCAATTCTCCggtctcgagctcatcgcTTCCGAGAATCTGACCTCACTCGCCACCATGGAAGCTAACGGCTCCATCCTTACTAACAAGTATTCTGAGGGTCTTCCCGGTGCCCGATACTACGGCGGTAACGAGTACATCGACCAGCTAGAGGTTCTCTGCCAGCAGCGTGCCTTGAAGGCCTTCAACCTCGACCCCAAGGTCTGGGGCGTCAACGTTCAGCCTTACTCTGGCTCCACCGCCAACTTTGCTACCTTCACCGCCCTCCTCCAGCCCCAGGACCGTATCATGGGTCTCGGCCTTCCTTCCGGTGGCCACTTGACCCATGGTTACTACaccgccaagaagaagatctcggcttcttcgaTCTACTTCCAGTCGTTCCCTTACAACGTTGACCCCGCCACCGGCTACATCAACtacgacgagctcaagaagaacgCTGATCTTTTCAAGCCCCGCATGGTCATCTGCGGTGGTTCCGCCTACCCCCGTGACTGGGACTAcgccaagcttgccgagaTTGCCAAGACTCAGTCCGCTTACCTCATGGCCGACATTGCCCACATCTCTGGTCTCGTTGCCGCCCAGGTGCAGAACAACCCCTTCGAGTACTGTGACATTGTCACCACCACTACTCACAAGACCCTCCGCGGTCCCCGTGCTGGTATGATCTTCTTCCGCAAGGATCGTGATGCCGAGATTGAGGGTCGTGTCAATGCGGCCGTCTTCCCTGCCTGCCAGGGCGGCCCCCACAACAACACCATTGCCGGTATCGCTGttgcgctcaagcaggtcGCCGACCCCGCTTTCAAGCAGTACGCCACCCAAGTCATCAAGAACTCGCAGGCCATTGCCAAGGTCCTCTCTGGCAAGGGCTACAAGCTCCAGACTGACGGCTCGGAGAACCACCTGATTCTTTGGGACTTGCGTCCTCTTGGCCTCACCGGCTCCAAGGTCGAGAACATTTGCGACCTTGCGCACAtcacgctcaacaagaACGCCGTCAGCGGTGACACTTCGGCCCTTGTGCCCGGTGGTGTTCGTATCGGCACTGGTGCCCTTACCTCGCGATCCATGGGCGAGAAGGACATGGAGAAGGTGGCTGAGTTCCTTGACCGCGTCGTCCAGATCTCGCTTGAGATTCAAAAGACGTCGGGCAAGAAACTCGTTGACTTCATGAACGCTGCCCGCCAGTCGGAGGccgtcaagcagctcaacaaggACGTCGAGGCCTTTGCCACCAGCTTCCCCCTTCCTGGTGTTCCCGACACCTCGATCATCAAGAAGCCCGCCGCTCACTAA
- a CDS encoding putative stearoyl-CoA desaturase, whose translation MVAELKQRTTTATRDAPAAPKEEFADANIPDDYVSRVLATEKPLPPIQLKNILSEIQWVSFLALTVTPILAIYGLFTTSWNTKTALWSFIYYFMTGLGITAGYHRLWAHRSYNATYPLQYFLACMGSGAVQGSIHWWSRGHRAHHRYTDTDLDPYGAHFGLFWSHLGWMLVKPRRKPGVADISDLRKNPVIKFQHKFYIPMLLFFGFGLPTLVAGLGWNDWRGGFFFAGMLRLVFVHHSTFCVNSLAHYLGEATFDNKMTPRDHFFTALVTVGEGYHNFHHQFPMDYRNAVQWYQFDPTKWFIASMYKLGLATHLKTFPDNEVKKGRLAMQLQKAHELGQQLEWPKSSAHLPVISWDDFVEESKTRPLMVVHGFIHDVSSFLDEHPGGRHLLTGKIGKDATTAFLGGVYDHSNAAHNLLSMMRVGVLDGGYQLAKDELAKAERENRATGVSSHRPAGSPPSPVTSDDEDFAAPATPTDDTPMTTTSTVAAASEQLKAQQSADNVKSINAKAAAYVTPGEAYTIVKRGDLRENAKVGGTKFGRFL comes from the coding sequence ATGGTCGCCGAACTGAAGCAAAGGACTACGACCGCTACTCGGGACGCGCCGGCCGCTCCTAAGGAGGAGTTTGCCGACGCCAACATTCCCGATGACTACGTTTCTCGTGTGCTCGCCACCGAGAAGCCTCTTCCTCCCATCCAGCTCAAGAACATTCTGAGCGAGATTCAGTGGGTCTCTTTCTTGGCTCTTACAGTCACCCCTATTCTCGCCATCTACGGTCTCTTCACCACAAGCTGGAACACGAAAACAGCTTTGTGGTCTTTTATTTACTACTTCATGACCGGCCTCGGTATCACTGCCGGCTACCATCGACTTTGGGCTCACCGTTCCTACAACGCTACCTATCCTCTTCAATATTTCCTAGCTTGCATGGGCTCCGGCGCCGTGCAGGGTTCCATTCACTGGTGGTCGCGTGGCCACCGTGCCCACCACCGCTACACCGACACCGACCTCGACCCTTATGGAGCTCACTTTGGTCTCTTCTGGTCACACCTCGGCTGGATGCTTGTCAAGCCTCGCCGCAAGCCCGGTGTTGCTGACATCTCAGACTTGCGCAAGAACCCTGTGATCAAGTTCCAGCACAAGTTCTACATTCCCatgctcctcttcttcggcttcggtcTTCCCACCCTTGTCGCCGGCCTCGGCTGGAACGACTGGCGCGGaggcttcttcttcgctGGCATGCTCCGTCTCGTGTTTGTTCATCACTCAACCTTCTGCGTTAACTCGCTCGCCCACTATCTTGGCGAGGCTACGTTCGACAACAAGATGACGCCTCGTGACCATTTCTTCACTGCTCTGGTCACCGTCGGCGAGGGTTACCACAACTTCCACCACCAGTTCCCAATGGACTATCGCAATGCTGTTCAGTGGTACCAGTTCGATCCCACCAAGTGGTTTATTGCCTCGATGTATAAACTCGGTCTCGCTACGCACCTCAAGACGTTCCCAGACAATGAAGTCAAGAAAGGTCGTCTTGCGATGCAACTCCAGAAAGCGCACGAGCTCGGTCAACAGCTTGAGTGGCCAAAGTCGTCGGCACACCTGCCTGTCATTTCGTGGGACGACTTTGTTGAGGAGTCCAAGACCCGCCCTCTCATGGTTGTCCACGGCTTCATCCATGACGTCTCTTCGTTCCTGGACGAGCACCCTGGTGGCCGCCATCTCTTGACTGGCAAGATCGGCAAGGATGCTACCACTGCTTTCCTTGGCGGTGTCTACGATCACTCGAACGCTGCGCACAATCTGCTCTCGATGATGCGTGTAGGTGTTCTTGACGGTGGATatcagctcgccaaggacGAGCTCGCTAAGGCTGAGCGCGAAAACCGCGCCACGGGCGTCTCATCTCACCGACCTGCCGGCTCCCCCCCTTCGCCCGTCAcctcggacgacgaagactTTGCCGCCCCCGCCACACCAACCGACGACACTCCTATGAcgaccaccagcaccgtcgctgccgcctctgagcagctcaaggctcAGCAATCGGCCGACAACGTCAAGTCGATCAACGCCAAGGCTGCCGCGTACGTGACTCCTGGTGAGGCCTACACCATCGTCAAGCGCGGTGATCTCAGGGAGAACGCTAAGGTCGGCGGCACCAAGTTTGGCCGCTTCCTTTAA
- a CDS encoding uncharacterized protein (related to RAX1 - Protein involved in determination of budding patterns) yields the protein MSEKHRPLSLQSSRTRQRLPTLAEVLARRTLPPVDLYCFYLYLQREAAEDALDFWLDVQQHENLCRAYFKDLRKSGKSVKEDWPQYYAEALERGSIYNKINGINDQTSTLRKGPETSWDHQSRVDSPDGNQSTYSPAPSPIPSAVAGSRNASGSGAPLTAPRFPGDPDYLAQQTRAERKSILAKRGSVAPTVISRSAAITRTDLIASAERIYARYLLPGSEKEIYLPAPLRIISFPISSSTLPHPQDVEQQRALARIPDMFHSQKEYVFRTMEADVFPRFLRAKAFGNLTPISVLVRLSLGLLALWAALATAFSFVFLNVDRAKRCWVILPFSVAVLLLMSHQYELDPILVLLSQSETTPFRLIRIREPYVHRLLLQRSLSVLLLIALITAALTVLFVFVPGHRL from the coding sequence ATGTCCGAGAAACATAGGCCTCTTTCACTGCAATCCTCACGAACGAGGCAGCGACTGCCAACGCTTGCCGAGGTTCTAGCGCGTCGCACTCTCCCTCCTGTTGACCTCTACTGCTTCTACCTCTATCTGCAACGTGAAGCAGCcgaagatgcgctcgactttTGGCTTGATGTTCAACAGCACGAGAACTTGTGCAGGGCCTACTTCAAAGATCTGCGCAAATCGGGCAAGTCAGTGAAGGAGGACTGGCCACAATACTACGCCGAGGCACTCGAGCGAGGCAGCATTTacaacaagatcaacgGCATCAATGACCAGACAAGCACCCTGAGAAAGGGGCCCGAGACCAGTTGGGACCACCAGAGTCGCGTTGATAGCCCTGACGGCAATCAATCCACTTACTCTCCTGCGCCCAGCCCTATTCCGTCCGCTGTCGCCGGCTCCCGTAATGCTAGCGGTTCCGGAGCACCTCTCACAGCGCCCCGGTTCCCTGGCGATCCCGACTACCTTGCGCAGCAGACGCGTGCCGAAAGGAAGAGCATCCTTGCCAAGCGAGGCTCTGTTGCCCCTACCGTCATTTCACGCTCCGCCGCCATCACTCGCACCGACCTGATCGCATCCGCAGAGCGCATCTACGCAAGGTATCTGCTGCCAGGTTCGGAGAAGGAGATCTACCTTCCAGCACCGCTGCGCATCATTTCATTTCCGATCTCATCTTCCACTTTGCCTCATCCGCAAGATGTggaacagcagcgagctTTGGCGCGCATCCCAGACATGTTCCACTCGCAGAAGGAGTACGTGTTCCGCACCATGGAGGCCGACGTCTTTCCACGATTCCTGCGAGCCAAAGCGTTTGGCAACCTCACTCCCATTTCGGTGCTCGTCCGTCTCTCGCTAGGTCTGCTGGCGTTGTGGGCTGCACTTGCCACCGCGTTcagcttcgtcttcttgaACGTTGACCGCGCCAAGCGATGCTGGGTGATTTTGCCCTTCTCTGTcgcggtgctgctgttgatgtCGCACCAGTACGAGCTGGATCCGATTTTGGTATTGCTCAGCCAGAGCGAGACAACGCCGTTCAGGCTGATCCGCATACGCGAGCCGTACGTGCACCGCTTACTGCTACAGCGATCGCTTAGTGTGCTCCTGCTGATCGCATTGATTACGGCAGCGCTCACGGTACTTTTTGTGTTTGTTCCTGGTCATAGGTTGTGA